One Peptococcaceae bacterium genomic window carries:
- the panB gene encoding 3-methyl-2-oxobutanoate hydroxymethyltransferase — protein MAKVTIQKLQEMKEKGEKISMITAYDYPTAYFADKAGMDVILVGDSLAMTVLGLDSTVPITMEQMIHHIRPVVKGASNPMVVGDMPFGSYNQSKEQAVMNATRLMKEGGCDAVKLEGGKEMGDIAEAIVNAGIPVMGHIGLTPQTVSKLGGFKVQGKDMESIRELLNAAFAFQDGGAYSLVIECVPEEVGRIITQKLKIPTIGIGAGRYCDGQVLVYHDMVGLFERFTPKFVKRYANLGEEVVKAMRQYKQEVKEGIFPSDEHVFGGVKEEDLKILY, from the coding sequence ATGGCGAAGGTAACCATTCAGAAACTCCAGGAAATGAAGGAGAAGGGTGAAAAGATCAGCATGATTACCGCCTATGACTACCCGACCGCATATTTTGCGGACAAGGCGGGAATGGATGTCATACTGGTCGGAGACTCCCTTGCCATGACGGTTCTGGGATTAGACTCTACGGTACCTATCACCATGGAGCAGATGATCCACCATATCAGGCCGGTGGTAAAGGGAGCCTCAAATCCCATGGTGGTTGGAGACATGCCCTTTGGTTCTTACAACCAGTCGAAAGAACAGGCCGTCATGAATGCCACCCGTTTGATGAAGGAAGGCGGCTGCGATGCGGTAAAGCTTGAAGGCGGAAAGGAAATGGGCGATATTGCGGAGGCCATTGTCAATGCCGGGATCCCCGTAATGGGGCACATCGGGCTCACTCCCCAGACTGTTTCCAAGCTGGGAGGGTTTAAGGTGCAAGGCAAGGACATGGAATCCATCCGCGAGCTGCTGAATGCCGCCTTTGCGTTCCAGGATGGGGGGGCCTATTCCCTGGTAATTGAGTGCGTGCCTGAAGAGGTTGGAAGAATCATCACCCAGAAGCTGAAGATCCCGACAATCGGGATAGGCGCGGGACGATACTGCGACGGGCAGGTTCTCGTCTATCACGACATGGTGGGCCTGTTTGAAAGATTCACGCCGAAGTTTGTGAAGAGATATGCCAACTTGGGAGAAGAAGTGGTCAAGGCCATGCGGCAATACAAACAGGAGGTAAAGGAAGGAATTTTTCCCTCCGACGAGCATGTTTTTGGCGGGGTAAAAGAAGAAGACCTTAAAATACTGTATTAG
- a CDS encoding DUF4363 family protein, with amino-acid sequence MKRDHLVPLALFFLALSIILLGWGNYLLLDRDSRDLLESVGKMRQAVENGGWDDAQKTLDEARQKWQKINRYWPMLVHHEEIDRIEESINKLKSYLAHEDKTESMAELYSLGYFLKHIPQKEAFTLRNIL; translated from the coding sequence ATGAAAAGAGACCACCTTGTTCCCCTGGCCCTTTTCTTCCTTGCTCTCTCAATTATTTTGCTCGGTTGGGGCAACTACCTTCTCCTGGACCGGGACTCCCGCGATCTTTTAGAATCCGTCGGGAAAATGCGGCAAGCGGTGGAAAACGGCGGCTGGGACGATGCGCAAAAAACATTGGACGAGGCAAGGCAAAAATGGCAAAAAATAAACAGGTACTGGCCCATGCTCGTGCACCACGAAGAAATTGACCGTATAGAAGAAAGCATAAATAAGCTGAAGAGCTATCTCGCACACGAGGATAAGACCGAATCGATGGCGGAACTGTACAGCCTGGGTTACTTTCTCAAGCACATCCCGCAAAAAGAGGCCTTTACTCTCAGGAACATCCTGTAA
- a CDS encoding TRAP transporter fused permease subunit, which translates to MNNNRSNGLAWVAGMITLFAVLFSMFHLYTSGIREFPAMQQRLVHLTLGLMIVFLVCPFGKRKGEGLPGITDIGITLISMVVGGYLLINSEAIAYRLGNTNRLDIVAGGLLIILVLEGARRVMGWPLPLMAITAIFYALFGDRFPVVIAHGGFDATRIISHFTLTTEGIFGIPLGASATVVVTFIIFTSFLNGMGTGQYFIDAVMSRFGKTRGGAAKAAVVGSALMGTLTGSVIANVMGSGTFTIPLMKENGYSHKTAAAVEAVSSTGGQIMPPVMGAAAYIIAEFLRIPFVMVMKAALIPAFLYYLAEFIFVDLEAVKLRLTGFSEERVAAYREKAKGKGYLILPILMLILLMVALEWSPTKAAFYSIVLAFIIGLIQPENRLNIKRLIEILKSAAINTIEVIMATACAGIIIGSLSLTGLGIQLSTLLINLAGGNLILLLVLTMVVSLILGMGLTTTACYVILAVLVAPSLIKMGIQPLASHFFVFFFGMYSFITPPVALGAYAAASLAGAEPFATGYAAWRIALPAFIVPYIFVYSPALLGFGTAMEVIFAVVTACAGVLFMTVSTVGYFLKSLAGWQRFIMLAAGIMLIIPGHFTDVPGIIMGLVVITTIIWSKRNDINTRNER; encoded by the coding sequence ATGAACAATAACAGGAGTAATGGGTTGGCCTGGGTAGCAGGGATGATCACGCTGTTTGCGGTTCTGTTTTCCATGTTCCATTTATATACTTCCGGTATAAGAGAATTCCCGGCTATGCAACAGCGACTGGTGCATTTAACCTTGGGCTTAATGATCGTGTTTTTGGTTTGTCCTTTCGGTAAACGCAAAGGAGAAGGATTGCCCGGAATAACAGATATTGGGATAACGTTGATTAGTATGGTAGTTGGGGGTTATTTATTGATTAATTCCGAAGCAATAGCTTACCGCTTGGGTAATACCAACAGACTTGATATAGTTGCGGGAGGCTTACTTATTATTCTGGTTTTGGAGGGTGCGAGACGCGTAATGGGCTGGCCATTGCCATTGATGGCAATTACCGCTATTTTCTATGCCCTTTTCGGTGATCGTTTTCCAGTAGTTATCGCCCACGGAGGATTCGATGCTACCAGGATTATTAGTCATTTTACTTTAACAACGGAAGGAATTTTTGGGATTCCTTTGGGAGCGTCGGCTACAGTGGTTGTTACATTCATCATTTTTACTTCCTTTCTAAATGGGATGGGAACAGGCCAGTATTTTATAGATGCAGTTATGAGCAGGTTTGGCAAAACGCGTGGCGGGGCGGCAAAGGCGGCAGTTGTTGGCAGCGCCCTGATGGGAACGCTTACTGGCAGTGTGATTGCAAACGTAATGGGGAGCGGAACTTTTACAATACCTTTAATGAAAGAAAATGGGTACAGCCATAAAACGGCAGCCGCCGTGGAGGCAGTAAGTTCGACCGGTGGTCAGATCATGCCACCAGTTATGGGCGCAGCAGCCTATATTATTGCTGAGTTTTTACGAATTCCTTTCGTAATGGTCATGAAAGCTGCGTTAATCCCAGCCTTTCTTTATTATTTAGCCGAGTTCATCTTTGTTGATCTTGAAGCGGTAAAATTGAGACTAACCGGTTTTTCTGAAGAGAGGGTGGCGGCATACCGCGAAAAAGCAAAAGGTAAAGGATATTTGATTTTGCCCATTTTAATGCTGATCCTATTGATGGTAGCTCTAGAGTGGTCACCCACAAAAGCAGCCTTCTATTCAATAGTACTAGCTTTTATCATCGGTTTAATACAACCTGAAAATAGGTTGAATATTAAGAGACTCATTGAAATACTAAAGTCAGCTGCTATAAATACTATAGAGGTAATAATGGCTACGGCATGCGCTGGGATAATCATCGGCTCATTGTCTCTCACGGGACTTGGCATACAACTCTCTACTTTATTGATCAACCTGGCCGGAGGGAATTTGATTCTACTGCTTGTGCTGACGATGGTAGTTTCGCTTATTCTTGGAATGGGATTGACTACTACCGCTTGTTATGTTATCTTGGCTGTGCTTGTTGCGCCTTCACTGATAAAAATGGGTATACAACCCTTAGCCTCCCACTTTTTTGTATTCTTTTTTGGCATGTATTCGTTTATTACCCCGCCAGTGGCCTTGGGAGCTTATGCAGCAGCCAGCTTAGCAGGTGCTGAGCCATTCGCCACTGGTTACGCAGCATGGAGGATAGCTTTACCGGCCTTCATCGTCCCCTATATTTTTGTATATTCACCAGCACTGTTGGGTTTTGGTACGGCTATGGAAGTAATATTCGCGGTGGTTACTGCTTGTGCCGGGGTGTTATTTATGACTGTGTCGACTGTAGGTTATTTTTTAAAGAGCTTAGCCGGATGGCAGAGGTTTATTATGCTCGCCGCAGGGATAATGCTTATAATTCCAGGGCATTTTACTGATGTTCCCGGTATTATAATGGGATTGGTTGTTATTACAACCATAATATGGTCAAAGCGTAATGATATTAACACTAGAAATGAAAGGTAG
- a CDS encoding spore germination protein GerW family protein, which produces MSFHEELEMIFEQLGVVFRTETVIGKPVVIGEIKLIPLVEVGLGLASGGKNGGKDPAFGLVGFGANLRPTGILVIRDDEVSVISLYKNRAEEKEEGREVD; this is translated from the coding sequence ATGTCATTTCATGAAGAGTTGGAGATGATTTTTGAACAACTTGGGGTTGTTTTCCGCACTGAGACGGTGATTGGCAAACCTGTTGTTATTGGGGAGATAAAACTGATCCCCCTGGTTGAGGTTGGCCTGGGACTGGCGTCGGGAGGAAAAAACGGCGGCAAGGACCCGGCGTTTGGCCTGGTGGGGTTCGGCGCAAATTTACGGCCCACGGGTATCCTGGTGATCAGGGATGATGAAGTTTCGGTAATATCACTATATAAAAACAGGGCGGAGGAAAAGGAAGAAGGAAGAGAGGTTGACTAG
- a CDS encoding DUF421 domain-containing protein — protein sequence MLILAIRTIILYFLVVLVMRIMGKPQIGQLQPFELVVAIIISELAAVAMADPEVPLLSGIIPIVILALTQITIAYVTLKSERARSLVCGRPSILVEKGTINENELRRLRMNINDLLEQLRVKNFPNISEVDYAIMETNGELSVIPKGDARPVTTKDLGINAPDPGLPLTLVIDGKIINENLKRSGITLKQLGSALQKQGVQSLNGLFFASIDPQGVISWQLKEEAVKK from the coding sequence ATGCTGATACTTGCAATACGCACTATCATCCTGTACTTTTTGGTGGTCCTGGTGATGCGCATAATGGGAAAACCGCAGATAGGGCAGCTCCAACCCTTTGAACTGGTGGTGGCGATCATCATTTCCGAGCTGGCTGCCGTGGCTATGGCCGACCCGGAGGTTCCCCTTCTAAGCGGCATCATTCCCATAGTGATTCTCGCTTTGACCCAGATCACCATCGCTTATGTAACCCTGAAGAGTGAAAGGGCTCGCTCCCTGGTCTGCGGAAGGCCAAGCATCCTTGTCGAAAAGGGAACCATCAACGAAAATGAGCTCAGGCGCCTGCGCATGAACATCAATGACCTCCTCGAACAGCTCCGCGTAAAAAATTTTCCCAATATCTCCGAGGTTGACTACGCCATCATGGAAACCAACGGCGAACTGAGCGTAATCCCGAAGGGGGACGCGCGCCCTGTCACCACAAAAGACCTCGGCATAAACGCCCCTGATCCAGGGCTTCCGCTGACGCTGGTAATTGACGGCAAAATAATCAATGAAAATCTTAAAAGAAGCGGCATAACGCTAAAACAGCTGGGTTCCGCTCTGCAAAAACAGGGTGTGCAGAGCCTAAATGGCCTTTTTTTTGCCAGCATTGACCCACAGGGTGTTATTTCCTGGCAGCTAAAGGAGGAAGCCGTAAAGAAATGA
- a CDS encoding DUF1850 domain-containing protein, protein MSLNRAHIVLVLLPVLLFILAGAAWPVQVLILQSGEKELALINVKKAEDISFEYMHSIYHVWQKESYAVKGNFLVLRELFFEDIQAAWYYDSYSRYPLERIPDGYVIRGINEHFDAVRFALGHGTQYKLLLGNSRELDINSLCPETAFLVLKTKVMPNVAFTFSRRNWHEQ, encoded by the coding sequence ATGAGTCTTAATAGAGCTCATATCGTTTTGGTGCTGTTGCCGGTGCTTTTGTTTATTTTAGCAGGAGCAGCTTGGCCTGTGCAGGTGCTAATCCTTCAGAGTGGAGAAAAAGAACTTGCACTGATAAACGTAAAAAAAGCAGAAGATATTTCTTTTGAATATATGCATTCGATTTATCATGTCTGGCAGAAAGAATCATATGCAGTGAAAGGAAATTTTCTGGTACTGAGGGAGCTGTTTTTTGAGGACATACAGGCGGCGTGGTATTACGATTCTTATTCACGTTACCCGCTGGAAAGGATTCCAGACGGGTATGTCATTAGAGGGATTAATGAACACTTTGATGCTGTGCGTTTTGCCCTAGGGCACGGCACACAGTACAAGTTGTTACTCGGCAACAGCCGGGAATTGGATATAAATTCGCTGTGCCCAGAGACGGCATTTCTGGTTTTGAAAACAAAGGTTATGCCGAATGTGGCGTTTACTTTTTCAAGGAGGAACTGGCATGAACAATAA
- a CDS encoding molybdopterin-binding protein, whose amino-acid sequence MELNLLEKTEIHIRPVKLDDANLGEISRTAARVLGLPADRVQVIDVREDSIALDVLKRHIKAEQVFGKGKELLGELAKIRGLTVFPETSINSSGILGYLELAAERAKEAIKAAETISREIRDRIAKRAIVFPSGFEVRDGLIEDTNTPYLVEQLQSEGFKAVRGKVLPDDLVIAAARLNRAVDEGYGLIITTGGVGAEDKDFNIEALSKVADDVWTPYIIKFNRGEGRHVKDGVRIGVGQAGLTTIVNLPGPHEEVRASFPVVRSFIRAEITAEKMAEKLAEVLRKRWEEKFDLYINKKHINDTWHLGRFTGCS is encoded by the coding sequence GTGGAACTAAATTTGCTGGAAAAAACGGAGATTCATATCCGGCCGGTAAAACTGGATGACGCCAACCTGGGCGAGATATCCCGGACGGCGGCAAGGGTTTTGGGCCTTCCCGCCGACAGGGTGCAGGTAATCGACGTAAGAGAGGACAGTATTGCCTTGGATGTCTTAAAACGGCACATCAAAGCCGAACAGGTCTTTGGCAAGGGAAAAGAATTGCTCGGAGAGCTGGCCAAGATCAGGGGACTGACCGTGTTCCCGGAGACAAGCATAAATTCATCCGGAATTCTCGGTTATCTTGAATTGGCCGCAGAAAGGGCCAAGGAGGCTATCAAGGCCGCTGAAACAATAAGCCGGGAAATAAGGGACCGGATTGCCAAGCGGGCCATCGTTTTCCCCAGCGGTTTTGAGGTCCGGGACGGCCTGATTGAAGATACCAACACGCCTTACCTGGTGGAACAACTTCAAAGCGAGGGTTTTAAGGCTGTGCGGGGCAAAGTTTTGCCCGATGACCTTGTGATTGCGGCTGCAAGGCTCAACCGGGCGGTTGACGAAGGCTATGGATTAATTATCACCACGGGAGGAGTGGGGGCCGAAGACAAGGATTTCAATATTGAAGCGTTGAGCAAAGTGGCCGACGATGTTTGGACACCTTATATCATCAAGTTTAACCGGGGCGAAGGCCGGCATGTTAAGGACGGGGTTCGTATCGGCGTCGGCCAGGCCGGTTTGACGACCATTGTCAACCTGCCCGGCCCCCATGAGGAAGTGCGGGCTTCCTTCCCGGTAGTGCGTTCATTTATCCGGGCAGAGATCACCGCGGAGAAAATGGCCGAAAAACTGGCGGAAGTCCTGCGGAAACGCTGGGAGGAGAAATTCGACCTATATATCAATAAAAAACATATAAACGATACGTGGCACCTTGGGCGCTTTACAGGATGTTCCTGA